CCGACCTGCACGCCTTCGCCTGGCTGCCGTCGCTGATGCTGCAGGAGGACCGCGGGGCGCGCGAGGCCGTGCGGCTGACCCTGATCTGGGCCGAGGCCTTCGCCCGCTGGTCGCCGTTCGCCTGGGACCCCCAGATCCTGGCGCGCCGCACCTTCAACCTGGCGTGCGCGGCCCGGCGCATGGGGGCGGTCGCCTCCGAGGCCGACCGGCTGCGGCTGGCCGACGTCCTGGGGCGTCAAGCGCGTCAGCTGCTGCGGCCGCCCGGCGGGCTGGCGGGCAAGGCCGAACGCCTGGTCGCCGCGGCCCTGACGGGCTGCGTCCTGGCAGGACCTCCGGGGGCCCGCATCCGGCGCGCGGCGCTGGGGCGGCTGACGGGCGCCCTGCGCGTCACCGTGTTCGGGGACGGCAGCCATGCCTCGCGCAGTCCGGAAGCGGGGCTGGAACTGCTGCTGGACCTGCTGAGCCTGAACGACGCCCTGTCGCAGCTGTCGGAGCCGGTGCCCGAGGCCATGGCCGGCGCCATCCTGCGCCTGACCACGGCGCTGCGGCTGCAGACCCTGCCCGACGGGCGGCTGGCGGGCTTCCAGGGGGGCGGACCCTCCACGACGGCCCGGGTCGCGGCCGCCCGCGCCCATGACGATCATGCCGAGGCGCCTGGCGGGGTGGCGGGCACGGTCGGGGGGCTGACGCGGATCCGCTCGCCCCTGCTGACCATCGTCGCCGACGCGGGATCGCCCGGCAAGGGCGCATGGTCGGAGACGGCCTGCGCCCAGCCCCTGGCGCTCGAGATCGTCTGCGGCAAGGACCGGCTGATCACGGGCTGCGGCTGGACGCCACGCGCGGCCGACCGGCAGGGCCTGCGGCTGGCCCCCGGACATTCGACCCTGACCCTGGGCGAGCAGTCGTTCGCCGAACCGCTGGGCGGGTGGAAGGGCGAGCTTCTGGGCCCGCGCCTGTTCGGACGGCCCTACCGATGCACCACCGAACAGCGCGACGGCGACGGGGCAGTCTGGCTGGAGGTCGAACACGACGCCTGGGCCGTCCAGTACGGCCTGCTGCATCAGCGCCGCCTGTATCTGGACCAGAGGCTGGACGAGCTGCGGGCCGAGGAACGGCTGCATCCCTGCCCCGACCACCGCGACGTCGTGCGGGCCATCGCCGCCCCCTATGCGGTGCGGTTCCATCTGGAGCCGGGGGCGCAGGCGTCGCTGGCGCGCGACCGGCGCTCCATCCTGCTGCGCGGTCATTCGGGCCGTGGCTGGTGGTTCCGGACCGACGGGCCGGACGTGGCGATCGAGCCGTCCGTGCATGTCGAGGACGGGCTGACGCGGCGCTCGCTGCAGGTCGTGGTGCGCGGATCGGCCCGGACCGACGCGGAAACCCGGATCCGCTGGAAGCTGTCTCCGGCCGGGGCCGCGGGCGACCCGGTCTGATGTCACGGGGACGAGGAACGCCATGAAGCCGATCGTCGCCGCCCTGCTGTTCCTGCTCGCCGCCTGCAAGCCCGCCCCCGAAGCGGCCCCGGAGGCCTCCGCGCCCGCCCTGGCGTCTCCCGCCGCCGGGTCCGCCGGAACGCCCACGGCGACGCCCGGCGCCCCGACGCGCTATGTCTGGTTCGGAAATCACGTGCCGCGCGCCGAGATCCTGTCGATCGAGGGCGTCGACACGGCCTCGGCGACCCTGACGGGCCGGACGACGGCGCAGGACAATTACGACTACTGCATCGGCTATGCCGGGCCCGACGACACCGAGGTCCTCGCCCGCTGCGCCGCCGAGAAGGTCGAACAGCCGGTCGAGACCATGACCGCCGACTGTCTCGCCCGCACGGTCTCGGACGGCAGTTCCGCCCGCTGGGTCCGCGACGAACCGGGCGAGGGCGGCAAGATCGCGCCGGTCTGGCAGGACGTGGCCAGCGGCGAGATCCGGGACTATTCCGGAGCGGGCGGAGGCTATGTCCTGACCGCCGCCTTCCGCCTGATGTGCCCCGCCGCCTCGGTCGACATCCAGCCCGACCCGCGCTGATGGCCAGGGGCCCCCTCACCCCGCGGACGCAGCGCGCCATCGCCCCCCCGCTGGCGCTTGTCGCCCAGCGGGCCATCGCGAAGCAGGTCGTGGCCATGTTCAACGACCCGACCAAGGGCGAGACGCCGATCGTGCGCCGCCCCGACGGGCTGTTCGGGCCCGACTCGGTCGCCTGGCGGGTCCATGGCGACGTCGTGGGCATGCTCGTCGGCGGGGTGTCGGGCCTGCTGCTGCAGATGCTGCATCCCAAGGTGCTGGCCGGGGTCTGGGACCACTCCAACTTCCGCGCCGACATGCACGGGCGGCTCCGGCGGACCGCGCGGTTCATCGCCATGACCACCTATGGCGGACCCGAGGATGCCACGCGGGCCATCGACCGGGTGCGGACCATCCACAGCCATCTGGGCGGGACCCTGCCGTCGGGCGAGGCCTATCGGGTGTCCGATCCCGAGCTGCTGGCCTGGGTCCATGTGACGGAGTGCTGGAGCTTCCTGAACGGCTGGATCCGCTATGGCGAGCCGGGCATGTCGGCGGCCGATCAGGACCGCTATTTCGCCGAGATGGCGACCATGGGGGCCATGCTGGGAGCCGATCCCCTGCCCCGCACCCGGCTGGAGGCGCGCCGCCTGATCGACCGGATGCGGCCGCAGCTGCGGGTCGACGCGCGCACCCGCGAGGTCGCGCGTCTGGTCCTGAGCCAGCCCCCGTCCAGCCCGGCCACCGCCCCGATCCAGACCATGACGCTGCAGGCGGGGGTCGAGCTGCTGCCCGTCTGGGCGAGACAGATGCACGGGCTGTCGGCCCCGGTCCTGACCCGGCCTCTGGTGCGGGCCGGGACGATGGGGCTGGCCAGGACGCTGCGCTGGACCTTCGCGGGCGTGCGGGCCGCCGATACGCCGCCTTCCTGAGCGCATCGGGGTGACGCGGCGCGGCGGCGGATGCTAAGGGCCGCGCGTCCCACGCTCTCCCCAGCTTGCCCTCCCAGGACCGCCCCATGCCCGCCGCTCCCGACTTTCCGCCCGCACCCGACGCCGTCAAACCCGTCCGCGCCCTGATCTCCCTGTCCGACAAGGCCGGGCTGGAGGACGCGGCCCGCGCCATGCACGACGCCGGGGTCGAGCTGGTCTCGACCGGGGGGACGCGCGCGGCCATCGCCGGGTTCGGCCTGCCGGTGAAGGACGTGGCCGACCTGACGGGCTTTCCCGAGATGATGGACGGGCGGGTCAAGACCCTGCACCCGGTGGTCCATGGGGGCCTGCTGGGCGTGCGCGACGCCGCCGACCACAAGGCGGCCATGGACGCCCACGGCATCGGTCCGATCGATATCGTCTGGATCGATCTGTACCCGTTCGAATCCACCGTGGCCTCGGGCGCGGGCTTCGACGCCGTGATCGAGAACATCGACATCGGCGGCCCAGCCATGATCCGCTCGGGCTCCAAGAACCACGGCTATGTCGCCGT
This DNA window, taken from Brevundimonas subvibrioides ATCC 15264, encodes the following:
- a CDS encoding oxygenase MpaB family protein, with translation MARGPLTPRTQRAIAPPLALVAQRAIAKQVVAMFNDPTKGETPIVRRPDGLFGPDSVAWRVHGDVVGMLVGGVSGLLLQMLHPKVLAGVWDHSNFRADMHGRLRRTARFIAMTTYGGPEDATRAIDRVRTIHSHLGGTLPSGEAYRVSDPELLAWVHVTECWSFLNGWIRYGEPGMSAADQDRYFAEMATMGAMLGADPLPRTRLEARRLIDRMRPQLRVDARTREVARLVLSQPPSSPATAPIQTMTLQAGVELLPVWARQMHGLSAPVLTRPLVRAGTMGLARTLRWTFAGVRAADTPPS
- a CDS encoding heparinase II/III family protein, translating into MSPVGPFAERAAPPTVGEGAIPGLRGAPVRTPVRTSGAQTGPALWPAIAGRVLTRQMWIELYGLPGYAMTLAAGKAVAFAATPRDFRPVDPAVGKAILGGRFHLAGTHMEAEAPADPFNRPSPSKAFATDLHAFAWLPSLMLQEDRGAREAVRLTLIWAEAFARWSPFAWDPQILARRTFNLACAARRMGAVASEADRLRLADVLGRQARQLLRPPGGLAGKAERLVAAALTGCVLAGPPGARIRRAALGRLTGALRVTVFGDGSHASRSPEAGLELLLDLLSLNDALSQLSEPVPEAMAGAILRLTTALRLQTLPDGRLAGFQGGGPSTTARVAAARAHDDHAEAPGGVAGTVGGLTRIRSPLLTIVADAGSPGKGAWSETACAQPLALEIVCGKDRLITGCGWTPRAADRQGLRLAPGHSTLTLGEQSFAEPLGGWKGELLGPRLFGRPYRCTTEQRDGDGAVWLEVEHDAWAVQYGLLHQRRLYLDQRLDELRAEERLHPCPDHRDVVRAIAAPYAVRFHLEPGAQASLARDRRSILLRGHSGRGWWFRTDGPDVAIEPSVHVEDGLTRRSLQVVVRGSARTDAETRIRWKLSPAGAAGDPV